AGCACTGCCGGACGGAAATCAGGGTCCAGCGGGGGCGTGATAGACGGCGGGACGAGTATCCAGGGGGTGGTCATGACAAAAATCCTTTACTGCCGATGCGTCCCTGCGCTGTTCAGACGGGCGGGAGGACACCCGCCCCGCAGGGGGTTGTTTGCGAGCCCACACTATAGCACATCCTTCGGGACGAAAAAACGCGCGACCACCGGCCGGTCCGGTTGACTAACCGGCGCATTCTCGGACAGAATAAAAGGTGAATTCGACCAATGCCGGACCGGCACTGCAAATTGAAAAGGATGGTTTCCCCATGCGCAAGACACGCTGGTTTTTCATGGTGGCCTTTGCCGTCGCGGCGCTCGCCGCATTCTCCGGGTGCAACACCGTGCGGGGCATGGGCAAGGACTTGGAACGCGGCGGTCAGCGCCTTCAGGAAGTCTCCGACAGGTAGCCGCCGCAAGGCCCTAGGGCGACAGGCCCCAAAGGAGTATTGCCCATGCTTTCCATCACGGTGGCCTGCCTGCTGTTCTCTCCGGCCCTTTCCCCCGGACTTGAACAGCTCACCGTAAAAGGCACCCAAATCGTAAACCCCGCCGGGGAGACCGTCCCCCTGCGGGGTGTCAATTTCGGGGGCTGGCTCATGCTCGAAACCTGGATTTCCGGCATTGAGCGGGAGTGGGACGACCGTCTCCGTGAGATGGCCGATGAAACCGGGGTGCGCCCGGAACTGGACGCGGCCTTCAAGGCGCTGGGCAAATGGGATGACGACACGGAGCCCATTCTGGACCACATCGGCCGCCTGCACCAGGCGCTTCGGGACAACGCAAAGGACAAGCCCGGCCCGCTCGCGGCCTATTTCGCCCTGTATGACGCCGAACCGCCCATTTTCGCCGCCCATGACTTTGACCGGGTGCTCCGTGACCGTTTCGGTGACGGGGGCGCGCAACAGGTCTGGGACCTCTACCATGACACCTGGCTCACGGAGCGTGACTTCCAACTGGCCGCCGCCCTCGGCTTCACCTTTGTCCGGCTCCCTTTCTGGTACCGCTGGTTCGAGGACGACGACCGGCCCGGCGAATACAGGGACTACGGGTTCAAGTATCTCGACCGGGCGGTGGAATGGGCCGCGAAGCACCGGCTCTATCTGATGCCGGATTTCCATGGCGCGCCCGGCGGGCAAAGTCCCTGGGACCACACGGGCGAACTGAGCCGCAACGAGTTTTTCACCTGTGACGCGTGTCTGCGCCGCACCGCCGCGCTGTGGGAGGCCATCGCGGCGCGATACCGGGACAACCCCGCCGTCTTCGCCTATGACACGCTGAACGAGCCCTTCTCCGCGAAGGACCTGGACGACTGGGTGCGGGTGCAGGACACGCTTTACCGGGCCATTCGGCGGGGCGACCCCGACGGCATTGTGGTGATGGAGGACGGGTACAAACTGGAGAGCATGCCCTGGATGATGACGGGATTCTTCCCCAAGCCCGAGGAGCACGGCTGGGAAAATGTGGTGTACTCGTTCCATTTCTACTCCGGGAGCGGCCACGAAAAGCGCGCCGCCCAGGTGGCCAGGATTGCCCGGCGCGAGCAGGACCGGTGCGGGGCGCCCCTCTACGCGGGCGAGTTCAGCACCATGAGCGGCACTCCCGAAGGGCTTGACGGCATGCGCGTGTACTGCTCCCTCTTCAACCGGGAGGGGTGGATGTGGTCACCCTGGACTTTCAAGTATGTGGACGGCGAGGGCAAGGGCGCCATGTGGGGTGTTTACCGTCATGACGGCCCCTGGCGCACCCCCAACATCCACCGGGACAGTCTTGAGGACATCCTCGCGGCCATCCGCAGGATGGACACGGCCAACTTCACCCTTCACCCCGGCTATGGAAACGTGCTCCGCGAATGCCTCACCCAGCCCTGGGCGCCCCCGCCGGGGCAAAATGCCCGCAAACCCTGAACGGGAGTTTTCACATGGGGAAGATGTCCTACCAAAAGGCCGGCGTGCGCGGGCTCTGCGGCCTTGCGGGGTGCCTGTTGCTGCTTGGGGCCGGACTGCCTGTCTGTCGCGCCGACATCCCCGCCCGGCGCAATTACCAATTTGACGGCCATATGACCAGACCCGTTTTGGAGAATTATCTTTCCCGCTCCGTCACCTTCTCCGAGGTGCTGCACGGAAAGGGGAGCGTGGAGGACAACATCCGTTTCCTCACCAACACAGGCGCGAAATTCATCGGGCGGGCCATGTACATGTGGGGCGGGGAGGGGTATCTGGAAACCCTGCTGGACAAGGCAAAGCCCATCGCCGAACGGCTCCACGCCGCCGACCCGGACATGATATTGCAGGCCGCAGTGTTTGAAATCGTCTCCACCAACGTTGACGGGATTCCGATACCGCCCTGGGTCTTCGAGGCCTTTGACCTTCCCCCGGAAACGCGGAACTTCCGGTACAGCGCGATGCAGTACCCCGGAAAGGCGTGGCAAAACGGGCACTGGTCCCCCGGCGCGTCCGTGCCCGACATGAGCCAGACCGAAACAAAAATGTGGTTCTACTATCTCGTGGCCCGGTACGTCAGCGTGGGCGTCGAGGCCATCCATTTCGGCCAGGTGGAAATCATGGACGACCGCGACCGGGACCACGTTCACTGGAGGGACATGCTTGACCGGGTGCGCGGCCACGCCAAAAAGCACGCACGGCGCCATTTTCTGCTGTGCGACGCCCATGTGCCCGGCGGCGGCATCGTCCATGACGGGAAACTGATGTTCGATTTCCATTCGTTTCCGCTGCGCATCGAGGAGATCGTTGACTGTCCACAGCAGGGCGTGCTGGAAGTCGGCTACCTGGACAGCCTGTTCAAACGGAGCAACGGCGGCACCACACCGAGCGGATGGAACTGCGAGAGCCTGCCGTACATCGTCGAGCTGGACAATTTCGAGCCCAGCGGGCATCCGGGGGAGAATATCGGGAAACACTGGTGCTGGGGTTATGATGAAGTCTGCTGGTTCGCCCACCAGCCCGAAGAGTACCGGAACCAATGGCTGCACTACGCATGGGACTGGATTCGCGCCACCGACCCCAACGGCTGGCTGCAAATGCCCGGAAGCCGTTGTCTTGCCACTCCTCCCCCCGGCAAAACCTGGTATTGGGCGCACACGCCTTCGGACGCCGTCCCAGACGGTTTCGGCCAGGAGGAAACCATCAAAGCCATTTGGGCGAAGAACTAGGTACGCCCCCCGGTTCCGGTGCCATGCT
This portion of the Candidatus Hydrogenedentota bacterium genome encodes:
- a CDS encoding entericidin A/B family lipoprotein — its product is MVAFAVAALAAFSGCNTVRGMGKDLERGGQRLQEVSDR
- a CDS encoding cellulase family glycosylhydrolase; this translates as MLSITVACLLFSPALSPGLEQLTVKGTQIVNPAGETVPLRGVNFGGWLMLETWISGIEREWDDRLREMADETGVRPELDAAFKALGKWDDDTEPILDHIGRLHQALRDNAKDKPGPLAAYFALYDAEPPIFAAHDFDRVLRDRFGDGGAQQVWDLYHDTWLTERDFQLAAALGFTFVRLPFWYRWFEDDDRPGEYRDYGFKYLDRAVEWAAKHRLYLMPDFHGAPGGQSPWDHTGELSRNEFFTCDACLRRTAALWEAIAARYRDNPAVFAYDTLNEPFSAKDLDDWVRVQDTLYRAIRRGDPDGIVVMEDGYKLESMPWMMTGFFPKPEEHGWENVVYSFHFYSGSGHEKRAAQVARIARREQDRCGAPLYAGEFSTMSGTPEGLDGMRVYCSLFNREGWMWSPWTFKYVDGEGKGAMWGVYRHDGPWRTPNIHRDSLEDILAAIRRMDTANFTLHPGYGNVLRECLTQPWAPPPGQNARKP